A single window of Luteipulveratus halotolerans DNA harbors:
- a CDS encoding GNAT family N-acetyltransferase yields the protein MNDNRSESDLTCALRVGMRIVVRSRLDAEPGSPSLTDTVGELVATSPEALEVRTRRGDVTIERDRVVAAKEVPPAPSRRGRPHLAISMTDLQELMVAGMPPLRRDWLGRWLLRSADGYTGRGNSLLPLGDPGLPLGSAMAEVERWYADRGRPPLVQLFGPVGFAVAEDPIGAWALDHDWQVFQQTLVMTAPADLLAAASAPDVRVEALARPDERWWSGTTGREQEHRATLAAMLDQVDDGAYLVATVDGQVAAIGRAAFSQGWAGVFAVHVLPAFRRRGLARAVMRAAAAEAQTRGVRSAYLQVSADNDAAVGLYRSLGFDVHHEYWYAKPH from the coding sequence ATGAACGACAACCGTAGTGAGTCTGACCTCACCTGCGCGCTCCGTGTCGGCATGCGGATCGTGGTCCGGTCACGGCTGGACGCCGAGCCCGGCTCTCCCTCTCTCACCGACACGGTCGGAGAGCTGGTCGCGACCTCGCCGGAGGCACTCGAGGTACGCACCCGTCGCGGTGACGTGACCATCGAGCGTGACCGTGTGGTCGCGGCCAAGGAGGTGCCGCCTGCGCCGTCGCGTCGAGGACGTCCGCATCTGGCGATCTCGATGACCGACCTGCAGGAGCTGATGGTCGCGGGGATGCCGCCACTGCGACGCGACTGGCTCGGCCGGTGGCTGCTGCGCAGCGCCGACGGCTACACTGGCCGCGGCAACTCCCTGCTCCCGCTCGGCGACCCCGGCCTCCCGCTCGGGTCGGCGATGGCCGAGGTCGAGCGCTGGTACGCCGATCGCGGCCGTCCCCCGCTCGTGCAGCTGTTCGGGCCGGTCGGGTTCGCCGTGGCTGAGGACCCGATCGGGGCGTGGGCGCTCGACCACGACTGGCAGGTGTTCCAGCAGACGCTGGTCATGACCGCCCCCGCTGACCTGCTGGCCGCGGCGTCCGCACCGGACGTGCGGGTCGAGGCGCTCGCCCGCCCGGACGAGCGCTGGTGGTCGGGCACGACCGGCCGCGAGCAGGAGCATCGCGCGACGCTGGCAGCGATGCTCGACCAGGTCGATGACGGCGCCTACCTCGTGGCCACGGTCGACGGTCAAGTCGCCGCGATCGGGCGCGCGGCCTTCAGCCAGGGCTGGGCCGGCGTGTTCGCGGTGCACGTGCTGCCGGCGTTCCGCCGTCGCGGGCTCGCCCGGGCGGTGATGCGTGCTGCGGCAGCTGAGGCGCAGACTCGGGGCGTGCGGTCGGCGTACCTGCAGGTGTCGGCCGACAACGACGCGGCGGTGGGGCTGTACCGGTCGCTGGGGTTCGACGTGCACCACGAGTACTGGTACGCCAAGCCCCACTGA
- the fdxA gene encoding ferredoxin, translated as MTYVIAQPCVDLKDKACIEECPVDCIYEGERSLYIHPDECVDCGACEPVCPVEAIYYEDDTPEEWADYYKANVEFFDDLGSPGGAAKLGKIAKDHPIIAALPPQEHDE; from the coding sequence ATGACTTACGTCATCGCCCAGCCGTGCGTCGATCTCAAGGACAAGGCCTGCATCGAGGAATGCCCGGTCGACTGCATCTACGAGGGTGAGCGTTCGCTCTACATCCACCCCGACGAGTGCGTCGACTGCGGTGCGTGCGAGCCGGTCTGCCCGGTCGAGGCGATCTACTACGAGGACGACACTCCTGAGGAGTGGGCGGACTACTACAAGGCCAACGTCGAGTTCTTCGACGACCTCGGCAGCCCCGGCGGTGCGGCCAAGCTCGGCAAGATCGCCAAGGACCACCCGATCATTGCCGCGCTGCCGCCCCAAGAGCACGACGAGTGA